A section of the Anaerolineae bacterium genome encodes:
- a CDS encoding PD40 domain-containing protein, which produces MPIENNAFIVNPYIAGSPVKDSAMFFGRDDVYAWLRQHLRGEYQDNAIVLYGERRAGKTSVLYHMPDKLGDDTYVPVLLDLQGMGLEGMDGLLWEMARKIGLALRRVEGLPQLDRPDRRDFEAHPRHHFEEVFLPPIIEALKPRRLLLMFDETNRLEERVQAGELPDSIFDYLRSLIQGTNHLNFIFALGSRVEEARDSSQLFNLAVYRKISFLERDFAEDLITGPVAKYYTYTPAAIERILRLTSGQPYYTQLLCHNLFTRWTERKPEQLDAADVDAVLSDVIEQATPNLQFIWDDSAPVEQALLAALAHVAPQHKGGVMRRNLERTLRSAKFYPPPGEVTTGLKRLFERDIINSQEPYEFRIELIQQWLRQYKQLGWVREELNEAATEWERLEQQRLAEAPTSLERARRWLAPALGLLLLGLLVFTVVLYEDFQDAVEETIDSETRVAELAALVKANSTQAAESQMALILANTRIAEAQQEGDTEELAKALASATMAVEAIEASQATATSIAVVEATVVAQITPPPPPVETTPTEIPVPPTNTPQPTTTATPTSSPTPTMPALAASLKGTIAYPVFAGTSYDLYFGNVAGGETIRYRREASQPAFNADGSRIAFISWAANSRGLVTANSSGGYEILISNYLEDKLPTWSPDGSTILFLSRRSGSRASEFYHASPNADFLNNPARLMGQGEYPTWGANNQVIFQGWGSSGAGLRIAPANFSNYEDVTDSGADYAPALSPDGRQIVFMSNRESNWDIYRINADGSNLRRLTTDSAQDGLPTWSPNGRAIAFVSNRNGEWAILVMSADGGNLQKLFTIEGSPDGTVFYDEANSTGWIEERLSWSP; this is translated from the coding sequence ATGCCAATAGAAAACAACGCTTTTATCGTCAACCCCTATATTGCCGGGTCGCCGGTGAAAGACTCGGCCATGTTTTTTGGCCGCGATGACGTGTACGCCTGGCTGCGTCAACACCTGCGCGGCGAGTATCAAGACAACGCCATTGTATTATACGGCGAGCGGCGGGCCGGCAAAACTTCTGTTCTTTATCACATGCCGGATAAACTGGGCGACGACACTTACGTGCCGGTTTTGCTGGATTTGCAAGGCATGGGCCTGGAAGGTATGGACGGCCTGTTGTGGGAAATGGCCCGCAAAATTGGGCTGGCCCTGCGCCGAGTAGAAGGACTGCCCCAATTAGACCGGCCCGATCGCCGCGATTTTGAGGCTCACCCCCGCCACCACTTTGAAGAAGTATTCCTGCCGCCCATTATAGAGGCGCTCAAACCGCGCCGCCTGTTGCTAATGTTTGATGAAACCAATCGCCTGGAAGAGCGCGTTCAGGCAGGAGAATTGCCGGATAGTATTTTTGACTATCTCCGGTCGCTCATTCAGGGCACCAATCATCTTAACTTTATTTTTGCCCTGGGCAGCCGGGTGGAAGAGGCCCGCGACTCTTCACAGCTATTCAACCTGGCCGTTTATCGCAAAATCAGTTTTTTAGAACGAGATTTTGCCGAAGACCTCATCACCGGACCGGTGGCCAAATATTACACCTACACGCCTGCCGCCATTGAACGGATTTTGCGCCTGACCTCCGGCCAACCCTATTACACCCAACTCCTGTGCCACAATCTATTCACCCGCTGGACCGAACGGAAGCCGGAACAACTGGACGCAGCAGATGTAGACGCTGTTTTAAGCGACGTGATTGAGCAGGCCACGCCCAATCTGCAATTTATCTGGGACGACTCAGCCCCGGTAGAACAGGCGCTCCTGGCCGCCCTGGCCCACGTGGCGCCGCAACACAAAGGGGGCGTGATGCGCCGCAATCTGGAACGCACCCTGCGCAGCGCAAAATTCTATCCCCCCCCCGGCGAGGTAACCACCGGGCTGAAACGTCTTTTTGAAAGAGACATTATCAACAGCCAGGAGCCGTACGAATTTCGGATTGAATTAATTCAACAATGGTTGCGCCAATATAAACAATTGGGGTGGGTCCGGGAAGAACTCAACGAAGCCGCCACAGAATGGGAACGGCTGGAACAGCAACGCCTGGCCGAAGCCCCAACCTCGTTAGAACGCGCCCGACGCTGGCTGGCCCCGGCGTTGGGCTTGCTCTTACTGGGCCTGCTGGTGTTTACCGTTGTATTGTACGAAGATTTTCAAGATGCCGTTGAAGAAACCATCGACTCCGAAACCAGGGTGGCAGAACTGGCCGCTTTGGTCAAAGCCAACAGCACCCAGGCGGCAGAAAGCCAAATGGCCCTCATATTGGCCAACACCCGGATAGCCGAAGCCCAACAAGAAGGCGATACCGAAGAACTGGCTAAAGCGCTCGCTTCGGCTACGATGGCGGTGGAAGCGATTGAGGCCAGCCAGGCCACGGCCACCAGCATCGCCGTAGTAGAAGCCACCGTTGTGGCACAAATTACACCTCCGCCCCCCCCAGTAGAGACGACCCCTACGGAAATTCCCGTTCCCCCCACCAACACGCCCCAACCAACAACCACCGCCACCCCGACCTCATCGCCCACCCCCACCATGCCGGCGCTGGCGGCCTCGTTGAAAGGGACCATTGCCTACCCAGTTTTTGCCGGAACCAGCTACGACCTTTATTTTGGCAATGTGGCCGGTGGCGAAACCATCCGCTATCGCCGCGAGGCCAGCCAGCCCGCCTTTAACGCCGACGGCTCCCGGATTGCCTTTATCTCCTGGGCCGCCAACAGCCGGGGATTGGTTACGGCTAACAGCAGCGGCGGCTACGAAATTTTGATCAGTAACTACCTGGAAGACAAACTCCCCACCTGGAGTCCCGACGGCAGCACCATTTTATTTCTAAGCCGTCGTAGCGGCAGCCGGGCCTCAGAATTTTACCACGCCTCGCCCAACGCAGACTTTCTCAATAATCCGGCCCGGTTGATGGGTCAAGGTGAATATCCTACCTGGGGCGCAAACAACCAGGTTATCTTTCAGGGCTGGGGCAGTAGCGGCGCAGGCTTACGGATTGCCCCCGCCAATTTTTCCAACTACGAGGATGTAACGGATTCTGGCGCAGATTACGCCCCGGCCCTATCGCCGGATGGCCGGCAAATTGTTTTTATGTCTAATCGCGAGAGTAACTGGGATATTTACCGCATCAACGCCGATGGCTCTAACCTGAGACGACTAACCACCGACTCAGCTCAAGACGGCCTACCCACCTGGAGTCCCAATGGCCGGGCCATTGCCTTTGTCAGTAATCGCAACGGGGAATGGGCCATTTTGGTGATGAGCGCCGATGGCGGTAATCTACAAAAACTATTTACAATAGAAGGTTCGCCCGACGGGACAGTATTCTACGATGAGGCCAATTCCACCGGCTGGATCGAAGAACGCCTCAGTTGGTCGCCCTAA
- a CDS encoding TatD family hydrolase: MLIDSHCHLSFNTFDEDRDQVVARAKEAGITAIVNPGINVADSRQVVALAQKIPELYAAVGVHPNDAAGFDEAALAQLRQLADHPKVVAIGEIGLDYYWDAAPRPAQRRVFEQQLALALELNKPVIIHQRDSAADTMAVLRQWSMKGDHPGLVLHSFSGDPAMAEEAIELGFYIGITGPVTFKNARDLPGIVAWLPPERILVETDAPFLSPHPFRGKRNEPARVKLIAERVARLRHLSLAEMSACLTNNTVTLFNLSLGMD, encoded by the coding sequence ATGCTGATTGATTCTCATTGCCACCTCAGTTTTAACACCTTTGATGAAGACCGGGATCAAGTTGTAGCCCGGGCTAAAGAAGCCGGGATAACGGCTATTGTTAATCCCGGCATTAATGTGGCAGACAGCCGGCAGGTTGTGGCGCTGGCCCAAAAAATCCCTGAACTCTATGCCGCCGTTGGCGTGCACCCTAATGATGCGGCTGGCTTTGATGAGGCAGCGCTGGCTCAATTGCGCCAATTGGCCGACCACCCCAAGGTGGTGGCCATAGGCGAGATTGGCCTGGATTATTACTGGGACGCAGCGCCGCGCCCGGCGCAGCGCCGCGTTTTTGAGCAGCAGTTGGCATTGGCCCTGGAACTCAACAAGCCCGTCATCATTCACCAGCGCGACTCGGCGGCAGATACAATGGCCGTATTGCGGCAGTGGAGCATGAAAGGCGACCACCCCGGCCTGGTGCTGCACTCTTTTTCCGGCGACCCGGCCATGGCCGAAGAAGCGATAGAGTTAGGCTTTTACATTGGTATCACCGGCCCGGTGACGTTCAAAAACGCCCGTGATTTACCCGGCATTGTGGCTTGGCTGCCGCCGGAACGGATCTTGGTGGAAACCGATGCGCCCTTTCTCTCGCCGCATCCTTTCCGGGGCAAACGCAACGAACCGGCGCGGGTCAAGCTGATTGCCGAACGTGTGGCCCGGTTGCGCCATCTATCTTTGGCCGAAATGAGCGCTTGTTTAACCAACAATACGGTCACGTTGTTCAATCTCTCCCTGGGGATGGATTGA
- a CDS encoding polyprenyl synthetase family protein: MPFISNLLNLVAADIKHVENKMRSGIAERYSDLQAVVDYLMDAGGKRLRPALTLMAANFYPVDKEKAYALAASVELLHTATLVHDDLIDNSLFRRGLPTLSASWSPGATILTGDYLFARSAELAAETKNVRIVTIFAQTLMTIVGGELQQMFQDGQGNIPTMEEYRQRIFAKTASLFAAGTQTGAILCGASEEEIQALHDYGYQLGMAFQVVDDILDFQGDEDRIGKPVANDLRQGIATLPVMCFAKKSPHHPVLFKAVRREPVSDEEILAVVEQIRASGCIEEAMTEAHRFARQAQAALEILPDNAYRQAMHGLAEYTVARDI; the protein is encoded by the coding sequence ATGCCCTTCATAAGTAACTTACTCAACCTTGTTGCCGCAGACATCAAACACGTTGAAAACAAAATGCGTTCCGGCATTGCCGAAAGATACAGCGATTTGCAGGCCGTGGTTGATTATTTGATGGACGCGGGCGGCAAACGATTGCGCCCGGCCCTGACCCTCATGGCCGCTAATTTTTATCCGGTGGACAAGGAAAAAGCTTATGCCCTGGCCGCATCGGTAGAATTGCTGCACACCGCCACCCTGGTTCACGACGACCTGATTGATAACTCCCTCTTCCGGCGCGGCCTGCCCACCTTGAGCGCCAGCTGGAGTCCCGGCGCAACTATTCTCACCGGCGATTATCTTTTTGCCCGTTCCGCCGAATTGGCCGCTGAAACTAAAAACGTGCGCATTGTGACCATTTTTGCCCAAACCCTCATGACCATTGTGGGCGGCGAACTCCAGCAGATGTTCCAGGACGGCCAGGGCAATATTCCCACCATGGAAGAGTATCGCCAGCGCATTTTTGCCAAAACTGCTTCACTGTTTGCCGCAGGCACGCAAACGGGCGCGATTCTTTGTGGCGCGTCTGAAGAAGAAATCCAGGCCCTGCACGATTACGGATATCAGTTGGGCATGGCTTTTCAGGTGGTGGATGATATTCTTGATTTCCAGGGCGATGAAGATCGGATTGGCAAGCCGGTAGCCAATGATTTACGGCAGGGGATCGCCACCCTGCCGGTGATGTGTTTTGCCAAAAAATCGCCCCACCACCCCGTTCTCTTTAAAGCGGTGCGCCGCGAGCCGGTGAGCGACGAAGAAATTTTGGCTGTAGTGGAGCAAATCCGGGCATCCGGCTGTATTGAAGAAGCCATGACCGAAGCCCACCGTTTTGCTCGTCAGGCTCAGGCCGCTTTAGAAATTTTGCCCGACAACGCTTACCGCCAGGCCATGCATGGGTTGGCTGAATATACGGTAGCGCGGGATATTTAA